A window of the Chloroflexus sp. Y-396-1 genome harbors these coding sequences:
- the cas4 gene encoding CRISPR-associated protein Cas4: MIALGIALILSAIGVFVLAFVLRQRSGLPWARVVSQDVSEARTLTRPLFSSRLGLTGKPDYVLQRGSHLIPVEVKPNRHAQQPYQSDLMQLAAYLVLVEETTGMAPPYGLLRYAETTFRLPYTAAVRAEVLTTLSEMRDLLQATDVARNHEDAARCRKCGFRDQCEDALS, encoded by the coding sequence ATGATAGCGTTAGGTATTGCGCTGATTCTGAGTGCGATTGGGGTATTTGTGTTGGCTTTCGTGTTACGGCAACGCAGCGGTTTGCCATGGGCCCGCGTGGTGAGCCAGGATGTTAGTGAAGCTCGCACGCTGACTCGCCCACTCTTCAGTTCACGTCTGGGTTTGACCGGTAAACCAGATTATGTTTTGCAACGCGGGTCACACCTGATTCCGGTTGAAGTGAAACCCAATCGACATGCTCAGCAGCCGTACCAGTCTGACCTGATGCAACTGGCTGCCTACCTCGTCTTGGTGGAGGAAACTACCGGTATGGCACCTCCGTATGGTCTGCTTCGCTATGCTGAAACGACATTTCGATTACCTTATACAGCAGCCGTGCGTGCCGAGGTGCTGACGACCCTGAGCGAAATGCGTGACCTTTTACAGGCAACTGATGTTGCTCGTAATCACGAAGATGCTGCTCGCTGCCGTAAATGTGGTTTTCGCGATCAGTGTGAAGATGCATTGAGTTAA
- a CDS encoding RIP metalloprotease, giving the protein MLMTTANNVWQQITITIFDPLLTVLVFLLMLSLLVFVHELGHLWVGLRMGIKVEEFGIGFPPRALVLFERNGIKYTLNWLPLGGFVRFAGMDGEKDAVYGTGSLAAAPPWRKIPVMLAGPLMNFILAVAIFSVLFATVGVPTPTGRMQISNVYPGTPAAIAGFQAGDELIRLDGQPISNENTIREIAQRRVGSAIEAVVIRDGVEVTLTVTPGPWTAPDGREFSAGFGFSYGAAVVNQRVNPFAAIGVGFMHSVELTGRMVMMLADLPAALAGLFSPTPPPTGEPLGPVGIARATGEVIRQPDGFISFWSLTAVLSLNLFILNLLPIPALDGSHILFALIEWVRGKKLPPEKEALVHAFGFMALMGLMVLLTVNDVLNAVQGTPIFGR; this is encoded by the coding sequence ATGCTCATGACAACTGCAAATAACGTCTGGCAACAGATTACAATCACCATTTTTGATCCGTTATTGACTGTTCTCGTCTTCCTACTGATGCTCAGCTTGCTCGTGTTCGTTCATGAGCTGGGCCATCTATGGGTAGGATTACGAATGGGTATCAAGGTCGAAGAGTTCGGGATTGGCTTTCCCCCACGGGCGCTGGTTCTCTTCGAGCGAAACGGGATTAAGTACACGCTCAACTGGCTCCCGCTGGGTGGATTTGTTCGCTTTGCCGGAATGGATGGCGAGAAAGACGCAGTTTACGGTACCGGAAGTTTGGCCGCCGCACCACCCTGGCGCAAAATTCCGGTGATGCTGGCCGGGCCGTTGATGAATTTTATTCTGGCAGTAGCGATTTTTTCTGTGCTCTTTGCGACCGTCGGTGTACCTACTCCAACCGGTCGCATGCAGATCAGTAATGTGTATCCCGGCACTCCGGCAGCAATTGCCGGGTTTCAAGCTGGTGATGAGCTGATCCGGCTTGATGGTCAGCCCATTAGCAATGAAAACACCATTCGTGAGATAGCTCAGCGCCGCGTAGGAAGTGCTATCGAAGCAGTAGTCATTCGTGATGGTGTTGAAGTAACGTTAACGGTAACCCCAGGCCCCTGGACAGCTCCTGATGGCCGTGAGTTCAGCGCCGGTTTTGGTTTCAGTTATGGTGCTGCGGTTGTTAATCAGCGGGTTAACCCGTTTGCTGCGATCGGCGTCGGCTTTATGCACAGCGTCGAACTGACCGGACGCATGGTGATGATGCTGGCCGATCTACCGGCTGCTTTGGCTGGTCTGTTCAGCCCTACACCACCTCCAACTGGCGAACCACTTGGCCCAGTTGGGATTGCGCGGGCAACTGGTGAGGTGATCCGACAACCTGATGGCTTTATTTCATTTTGGTCGCTGACGGCAGTGCTGAGTCTTAATCTCTTTATTTTGAACCTGTTACCTATTCCGGCCCTTGATGGGAGTCACATTCTCTTTGCACTGATTGAATGGGTACGTGGTAAGAAACTGCCGCCTGAAAAAGAGGCACTGGTACACGCTTTCGGGTTTATGGCCCTGATGGGTTTGATGGTGCTATTGACGGTCAATGACGTGTTGAACGCGGTACAGGGAACACCAATCTTTGGTCGCTGA
- a CDS encoding cellulase family glycosylhydrolase, with protein sequence MSSKSLRLLAITALLMTIHFIPSFANLQQPNRIFVPAIFSHRTLPTGFETHALTNQAVFDRASELRASWVRLNILSWRDAQPTPTAPISFSAQSFQEFENAVSKANQLGLNVIAIVDDYPEWATGAVHRCSPIQDQHLSKYADFMRALVARYSQAPFYVRYWELGNEPDVDPSLVLADSPYGCWGNLNEEYYGGERYGRMLNVVAPAIRAADPGAKIVFGGLLLDRPTTRPNDPSKPFNFFEGALRAGAANSFDIVAFHAYPIFNNTQPGIDFDRDQQTWNSRGGYVIGKARFLRDVMARYGINKPLFLNETGLRCHPSMGTACQSGAYEDSKANHIVRMVVRSVASQVDAFIWYVLEGPGWQEAGLLDSNQQPRLAFNALKHLNVRLLELRTPLQSQPISYGADLEAYRFSGNGFVLDVIWSVDNTTRQISLPASAVIAAYSRDGNPIMPTISGGTATFNVGFENIYLKRQP encoded by the coding sequence GTGTCTAGCAAGAGTTTACGTCTACTTGCCATCACTGCTCTGCTAATGACTATCCACTTCATACCCTCATTCGCTAACTTACAGCAACCTAACCGCATTTTCGTGCCAGCTATCTTCTCACACCGAACATTACCCACTGGCTTTGAAACGCATGCACTTACAAATCAAGCAGTTTTTGATCGCGCCAGTGAGTTACGCGCTTCTTGGGTACGCTTGAATATCCTTAGCTGGCGTGATGCCCAACCTACTCCAACCGCACCGATAAGCTTTAGCGCACAGAGCTTTCAGGAATTTGAGAACGCTGTCAGCAAAGCCAACCAGTTAGGGTTGAACGTTATAGCTATCGTAGACGATTATCCAGAATGGGCAACTGGTGCTGTTCATCGTTGTTCACCTATTCAAGATCAACATCTTAGTAAATATGCTGACTTCATGCGTGCTTTGGTTGCAAGGTATAGCCAAGCTCCATTCTACGTTCGCTATTGGGAACTGGGAAATGAACCAGACGTTGATCCTAGTTTGGTTTTAGCCGATTCACCATACGGCTGTTGGGGGAATCTGAATGAAGAATACTACGGTGGCGAACGTTACGGTAGGATGCTGAATGTAGTGGCGCCAGCAATTCGCGCTGCTGATCCTGGAGCGAAAATTGTGTTTGGAGGCTTGCTATTGGATCGGCCAACGACCCGACCTAATGATCCCTCGAAGCCGTTTAATTTTTTCGAGGGGGCATTACGTGCTGGTGCTGCAAACAGCTTCGACATTGTTGCATTCCATGCATACCCTATCTTCAACAATACGCAGCCTGGAATTGACTTTGATCGCGATCAGCAAACCTGGAATAGTCGAGGCGGGTACGTCATCGGAAAAGCTCGCTTTCTCCGTGATGTGATGGCACGCTACGGGATTAATAAACCACTATTCCTTAATGAAACCGGTTTGCGTTGTCATCCCTCGATGGGAACCGCCTGTCAATCAGGAGCTTATGAAGATTCAAAAGCAAACCATATTGTCCGTATGGTAGTGCGGTCTGTTGCATCACAGGTTGATGCCTTCATCTGGTATGTACTGGAAGGTCCGGGCTGGCAAGAGGCTGGATTGTTAGACTCGAATCAGCAACCTCGTCTGGCATTTAACGCTCTGAAACATCTAAACGTGCGCCTTTTGGAGTTGCGAACACCTTTACAATCACAACCTATTAGTTATGGTGCGGACCTCGAAGCCTACCGATTCAGTGGCAACGGCTTCGTGCTCGATGTGATCTGGTCGGTTGACAATACAACGCGGCAGATTTCACTACCGGCCAGCGCTGTAATAGCAGCGTATAGTCGAGACGGTAATCCGATCATGCCAACGATCAGCGGCGGCACAGCAACGTTCAATGTTGGTTTTGAGAATATCTATCTCAAGCGACAACCATAG
- a CDS encoding cellulase family glycosylhydrolase, whose translation MHRHRLLVLLAVWLIVVVLPVTAQPSTSISTIYLPLVATNTIRPFGFETNTGWLYNSAVKTQAANLNAHWVRLNTLSWREAQPTATSPINWNASSFQRFEQEVLAANQLGLQVMAIIDDHPSWATGSNHICAAILDEYHDEFAAFVRAVVAKYSRYPYLVRYWELGNEPDVDPRLVGEDFPFGCWGVIEDEYYGGERYGRMLMRVTPHIRAADPGAKVVFGGLLLDRPENGPTNTDGKPFNFLEGALRAGAGPYFDILAFHTYLIFFERSSVNSAYFDFDMNAMSRWQSRGGATLGKITFLREVMQRYGINKPLFLNETGLRCEDRYVSISGSCAAASVVFEQAKANHLIRSSMRAIAAGVESYIWYTLQGPGWSQAALLDATQQPRPAFTAMKIAIERLNEVRIPPQPFTGYGSGIESYRFSGNGFVLDVIWSVDGTQRQINLPSSMFIAAYTRDGNSITPISSGSNVVLNVGFENIYLKRKP comes from the coding sequence TTGCACCGCCATCGTCTTCTCGTCTTGCTTGCAGTATGGCTTATCGTCGTTGTGTTACCCGTAACAGCACAACCTTCAACAAGCATTTCCACCATCTACCTCCCCCTGGTTGCAACAAACACAATCCGACCGTTTGGCTTTGAGACAAATACTGGCTGGCTTTACAATTCGGCCGTCAAAACTCAAGCTGCCAACCTTAATGCGCACTGGGTGCGTTTGAATACGCTGAGCTGGCGAGAGGCACAGCCGACCGCCACCAGTCCGATTAACTGGAACGCTAGTAGCTTCCAGCGATTTGAGCAAGAGGTATTAGCTGCGAATCAGCTTGGGTTGCAGGTCATGGCCATCATTGACGATCATCCATCGTGGGCCACTGGAAGTAATCATATCTGTGCAGCTATACTCGACGAGTACCACGATGAGTTCGCAGCATTTGTGCGAGCAGTGGTTGCAAAGTATAGCCGGTATCCGTACCTTGTGCGCTACTGGGAACTGGGTAATGAACCAGACGTTGATCCCAGACTAGTTGGCGAAGACTTTCCCTTCGGTTGCTGGGGAGTTATCGAGGATGAATACTACGGCGGCGAGCGCTACGGTCGAATGTTAATGCGGGTCACACCGCACATTCGAGCTGCCGACCCAGGGGCGAAGGTGGTCTTCGGTGGTTTGTTGCTGGACCGACCGGAAAACGGACCAACCAACACTGATGGTAAGCCATTCAATTTCCTGGAAGGTGCGCTGCGTGCTGGTGCTGGTCCTTATTTTGATATACTGGCCTTTCATACTTATCTAATCTTTTTTGAACGGAGCAGTGTGAATAGTGCATATTTTGACTTTGATATGAATGCTATGAGTAGATGGCAATCACGTGGCGGCGCTACCCTTGGCAAGATTACGTTCTTACGTGAGGTAATGCAACGCTACGGTATCAATAAGCCACTCTTTCTCAATGAAACCGGTCTGCGCTGCGAGGATCGTTATGTATCTATTTCTGGCTCGTGTGCAGCAGCCTCTGTGGTTTTCGAGCAGGCTAAAGCTAACCATTTGATCCGCTCGTCAATGCGGGCAATAGCCGCTGGCGTAGAGTCGTATATCTGGTATACCCTACAAGGACCAGGGTGGAGCCAAGCCGCCTTGCTGGATGCTACTCAACAGCCGCGTCCGGCATTCACCGCAATGAAAATCGCGATCGAGCGATTGAATGAAGTACGCATACCCCCACAACCATTCACCGGCTATGGCAGTGGGATCGAATCCTACCGATTCAGCGGGAATGGGTTTGTGCTCGATGTGATCTGGTCGGTTGATGGTACGCAGCGCCAGATAAATCTTCCATCAAGCATGTTCATTGCTGCCTATACCCGTGATGGCAATTCGATTACGCCAATCTCTTCAGGTAGTAACGTCGTTCTGAACGTTGGCTTCGAGAATATCTATCTCAAGCGCAAACCGTAA
- a CDS encoding IS5 family transposase produces MSTEPTPKRTRARPPNNKTTTDFRISDDLWAVLEPLLPVRVNTHRCGGGRPRVSDRRCADAIFYVLRTGCQWAALNATDRCPKSTAYDRFREWVAAGGFLKRWQVGVEQFDELKGIDWDRLRMDGAMTTAPLGGKTTGPHPTDRGQAGVKRSLLTEGHGVPIGVAIDGANRHDMKPVRETIERIVVARPEPTEERPHGMCLDKGYDDAEVRATLRAFGFTAHIRSRGEEAKENAREAGRRARRWVVERSHSWRNRFRRLLIRWEKKPEHYLAFLHFACGLIALRAAGLFG; encoded by the coding sequence ATGAGCACTGAACCAACACCCAAGCGCACGCGTGCGCGCCCACCAAACAACAAGACCACGACCGACTTTCGCATCTCGGACGACCTGTGGGCCGTGCTGGAACCGCTCCTGCCGGTCCGCGTGAACACCCATCGGTGTGGCGGCGGTCGTCCCCGCGTGTCCGATCGCCGCTGCGCCGACGCCATCTTTTACGTCCTCCGCACCGGCTGTCAGTGGGCGGCGTTAAACGCGACGGACCGGTGCCCCAAATCCACGGCGTATGATCGCTTTCGGGAGTGGGTCGCCGCTGGCGGGTTCCTGAAACGCTGGCAGGTCGGCGTCGAACAGTTTGATGAACTGAAAGGCATTGATTGGGACCGGCTGAGGATGGACGGGGCGATGACCACGGCGCCGCTAGGGGGAAAAACAACCGGCCCCCATCCAACCGACCGCGGGCAAGCGGGCGTCAAGCGGTCGTTGCTGACCGAGGGGCATGGCGTCCCCATCGGCGTGGCGATTGATGGAGCCAATCGCCACGATATGAAACCGGTGCGTGAGACGATCGAGCGCATCGTCGTGGCGCGACCGGAGCCGACGGAGGAGCGACCGCACGGCATGTGCCTGGATAAAGGCTATGATGATGCAGAAGTGCGCGCGACCTTGCGCGCCTTTGGCTTCACGGCGCACATTCGCAGTCGCGGCGAGGAAGCGAAGGAGAACGCACGTGAAGCGGGCAGGCGTGCGCGGCGCTGGGTGGTTGAGCGCAGCCACAGCTGGCGCAATCGGTTCCGTCGTTTGCTGATACGCTGGGAGAAAAAGCCTGAGCATTATCTTGCCTTCCTCCACTTCGCCTGTGGCTTGATTGCCTTGCGTGCTGCCGGGTTATTCGGATAG
- a CDS encoding alpha/beta hydrolase: MTTAIDIQQQWVPDIVLSGFEVRAINLVSGRAVLIRQSNPPVQGRAVLYVHGYSDYFFQAHLADVFRDHGYAFYAIDLPGHGRATEPGQIPCFYRNIADFYSFLDAAITVIDAEQQRPWIVLHGHSAGGLVTALYAAEGQRRDRISALALNSPFFDFFIDRLTRASIPLVMLIGRIQPSRIVGKLSSVYGESIYRGTGGEWEFDQRWKPVNGIPMRAGTARAILLAQRRLRRGLGIRCPIFIAHSARSAWPVAGNPEVQRADVVLDVAHMRRDGPKLGDDVTMVAIEGGIHDLALSAKPVREHYFKEMMSWLTEVGGEVGNT; this comes from the coding sequence ATGACTACAGCGATTGATATCCAACAGCAATGGGTTCCTGATATTGTGCTATCCGGTTTTGAAGTACGAGCAATCAACCTGGTCAGTGGTCGAGCTGTGCTGATCCGCCAGAGTAATCCACCAGTACAAGGGAGAGCTGTTCTCTACGTGCACGGATATTCTGACTACTTTTTTCAAGCTCACCTTGCCGATGTCTTCCGTGACCATGGTTATGCGTTCTACGCGATAGATCTCCCCGGTCACGGACGAGCGACCGAGCCGGGACAGATTCCCTGTTTTTACCGCAACATCGCCGATTTTTATTCATTTCTCGACGCCGCCATCACCGTGATCGATGCTGAGCAGCAGCGACCTTGGATCGTACTGCACGGTCATTCGGCTGGTGGGTTAGTTACCGCACTCTACGCTGCTGAAGGCCAACGCCGTGATCGGATTAGTGCTCTTGCGCTCAATAGCCCATTCTTTGATTTTTTTATTGATCGCCTGACACGGGCATCAATCCCGCTGGTGATGCTTATCGGTCGTATTCAGCCCTCGCGAATAGTTGGCAAGCTCTCTTCGGTGTATGGCGAGAGCATTTACCGTGGTACGGGTGGTGAATGGGAATTCGACCAGCGCTGGAAGCCGGTCAACGGAATTCCAATGCGTGCCGGAACAGCACGAGCCATCTTGTTAGCCCAACGACGCCTGCGGCGCGGCCTCGGCATCCGCTGTCCGATTTTCATTGCCCATTCGGCACGCTCTGCCTGGCCGGTAGCCGGTAACCCCGAGGTTCAACGGGCTGACGTTGTGCTCGATGTTGCCCATATGCGCCGTGATGGTCCAAAACTGGGCGACGATGTGACTATGGTTGCCATTGAAGGCGGCATCCACGATCTGGCGCTCTCTGCCAAACCGGTGCGCGAACACTATTTTAAGGAAATGATGAGCTGGTTGACGGAAGTAGGGGGTGAAGTTGGGAATACATGA
- a CDS encoding phosphatidate cytidylyltransferase, producing MDGANAASAGSPSRTNTLAIRIASVVVLLPLIIAGVWWPPTTALLAGVATSLAIGELFAIFRHGGYQPRLAEGLAVGWLICAATFFQPLTTIDLLLAVMFVAIIGTLIAEIARRDRQTSLLSWALTLAGAYYVGGLLSSYLLLRQLEQPLQDGWLAFAQIPPGAAWVFFTLAITWLQDTGAFFVGRAFGRTKMAPILSPKKSWEGFAGGMAAAIATALFCVPLLGLPITLVEAVILGMAAGIFGPLGDLAESLIKRQVGVKDSGFIIPGHGGILDRIDSILFTGPVIYYLVVIFLQ from the coding sequence ATGGACGGCGCGAACGCCGCTTCGGCGGGCTCCCCAAGCCGAACTAATACACTTGCCATCCGAATCGCAAGTGTGGTTGTATTGCTACCGCTGATTATCGCTGGTGTCTGGTGGCCACCAACCACTGCATTGCTAGCTGGTGTGGCTACCTCGCTGGCGATTGGCGAGCTGTTCGCGATTTTCCGCCACGGTGGCTATCAGCCACGGCTGGCTGAGGGTCTCGCCGTTGGCTGGCTAATCTGTGCCGCAACGTTTTTTCAGCCGCTGACAACTATCGATCTGTTATTGGCGGTGATGTTCGTGGCAATTATCGGTACACTAATTGCCGAAATTGCTCGTCGTGACCGCCAGACCAGTCTGCTGAGTTGGGCACTGACATTAGCTGGCGCATACTATGTCGGTGGCTTACTCAGTAGTTACCTCCTTCTACGTCAACTCGAACAACCGTTACAGGATGGGTGGCTTGCATTCGCCCAAATTCCTCCTGGTGCGGCGTGGGTATTCTTTACGCTGGCCATAACCTGGCTGCAAGATACCGGTGCCTTTTTCGTTGGGCGGGCTTTCGGGCGCACCAAAATGGCGCCCATACTAAGCCCTAAAAAGAGTTGGGAAGGGTTTGCTGGTGGGATGGCAGCCGCCATTGCAACTGCTCTGTTCTGCGTTCCCCTGCTAGGCCTCCCGATCACCCTAGTTGAAGCAGTTATCTTAGGTATGGCAGCGGGTATCTTCGGTCCCCTGGGCGATCTGGCTGAGTCGCTTATCAAACGACAGGTCGGCGTCAAAGACTCAGGATTTATCATTCCCGGTCATGGTGGTATTCTGGATCGCATTGATAGCATTCTTTTTACCGGACCAGTTATTTACTACCTGGTTGTTATCTTTCTCCAGTAA
- a CDS encoding isoprenyl transferase, whose amino-acid sequence MSEDGVLAGAKIPRHIAVIMDGNGRWAQQRGLPRLAGHRAGTENIRPIVTECARIGVQVLTLYAFSTENWNRPSLEVQGLMQILSEFIDREIQNLHAQNVHLRHLGRLNGLSPHLREKVNYAIELTRHNTGLTLAIAFNYGGRADIVDAVRAIVASGIPADQITDEIISAHLSTHGLPDPDMIIRTSGERRLSNFLIWQSAYSEYWFTPVFWPDFRPEHLHQAILDYGRRERRFGGLPKPN is encoded by the coding sequence ATGAGTGAGGATGGTGTACTGGCCGGGGCAAAGATTCCGCGACACATTGCGGTAATCATGGATGGCAATGGGCGTTGGGCACAGCAACGTGGCTTACCGCGCCTCGCTGGTCATCGTGCCGGAACAGAGAATATCCGCCCAATCGTGACAGAATGCGCCCGCATTGGGGTACAGGTGCTGACCCTGTACGCCTTTTCGACCGAAAACTGGAATCGGCCATCGCTCGAAGTGCAGGGACTGATGCAGATTTTAAGCGAATTTATCGACCGCGAGATTCAAAATCTGCATGCACAAAATGTCCATTTGCGCCATCTGGGGCGTCTTAATGGCCTTAGCCCGCATCTACGCGAGAAGGTCAACTATGCCATCGAACTCACTCGCCACAATACCGGCCTGACACTGGCGATTGCGTTTAATTACGGTGGTCGGGCCGATATTGTTGATGCTGTACGCGCTATTGTTGCCAGCGGTATCCCCGCCGATCAGATTACTGATGAGATCATCAGTGCTCACCTCTCGACCCATGGCTTACCTGATCCTGATATGATCATTCGCACCAGCGGAGAGCGACGGCTCTCAAATTTTCTGATCTGGCAGTCGGCCTATAGCGAGTACTGGTTTACGCCGGTGTTCTGGCCCGATTTTCGACCCGAGCATCTGCATCAGGCAATTCTTGACTATGGACGGCGCGAACGCCGCTTCGGCGGGCTCCCCAAGCCGAACTAA
- the frr gene encoding ribosome recycling factor, whose product MLNDVISEYEVHLKKATEALRHHLASIRTGRASSALVEHLHVDAYGTTLPLNQLASISVPEARLIVIQPYDASMIKAIEKAIQQSDLGLNPSNDGRVIRLPVPPLTEERRRELVKMVRHRVEEVKISVRNQRREAIDDLKKLEAEKLISEDELHRGQDRIQQLTDRCVRELEQIGAEKEAEVMAV is encoded by the coding sequence ATGCTAAACGATGTCATCTCTGAGTATGAGGTACACTTGAAAAAGGCGACCGAAGCATTGCGTCATCACCTGGCGTCGATCCGAACAGGACGCGCCTCGTCGGCATTGGTGGAACATTTGCACGTTGATGCTTACGGAACCACACTACCGCTCAATCAACTGGCCAGTATCAGTGTTCCTGAGGCACGTCTGATCGTGATTCAGCCCTACGACGCTTCTATGATCAAGGCCATCGAAAAGGCGATCCAGCAATCGGATCTGGGTTTAAACCCCAGCAACGACGGGCGTGTGATCAGACTACCCGTTCCACCGTTGACCGAGGAACGGCGCCGTGAGCTGGTGAAGATGGTACGACATCGGGTGGAAGAGGTAAAGATTTCGGTGCGCAATCAGCGCCGCGAAGCAATCGATGATTTGAAGAAGCTAGAAGCGGAAAAGCTGATTAGCGAAGACGAGTTACACCGCGGCCAGGATCGCATTCAACAGTTGACCGATCGCTGTGTCCGCGAGCTTGAGCAGATCGGGGCCGAAAAAGAAGCAGAAGTGATGGCAGTGTAG
- the pyrH gene encoding UMP kinase, producing the protein MQQPKYRRILIKLSGEQIKGSDGEVISYDMLDFLAQEIGRVHRHGVEIAVVVGGGNIWRGHRAIERGMDAAQSHYMGMLATIINALAMQDALERHGLDTRAMTAIKMDEVAEPYIRRRATHHLEKGRVIILAAGTGNPYFTTDSAAALRAAEIHAEVILMAKNGVDGVYDDDPRRNPAATRFDHIHYLEAINRGLTVMDSTALTFCMDNNLPIIVFNALEPGTIERIVMGEHVGTLVSNQRGGA; encoded by the coding sequence ATGCAGCAGCCAAAATATCGCCGGATCTTAATCAAACTAAGCGGTGAACAGATCAAAGGAAGCGATGGGGAGGTGATCAGCTATGATATGCTCGATTTCCTCGCCCAAGAGATCGGTCGCGTTCATCGCCATGGGGTGGAAATCGCTGTTGTAGTTGGCGGCGGCAATATCTGGCGTGGTCACCGTGCTATCGAGCGGGGAATGGACGCCGCCCAGTCGCACTACATGGGAATGCTGGCGACCATTATCAACGCGCTGGCTATGCAAGATGCCCTGGAACGCCATGGACTCGACACCCGTGCCATGACGGCGATCAAAATGGATGAGGTTGCCGAACCGTATATTCGCCGACGCGCAACTCATCATTTAGAAAAGGGACGAGTTATCATTCTGGCCGCCGGTACCGGCAACCCCTATTTCACCACCGACTCGGCTGCGGCGCTACGTGCAGCCGAAATTCATGCTGAGGTCATCTTGATGGCCAAAAATGGTGTTGACGGTGTCTACGATGATGATCCACGTCGCAATCCGGCGGCTACCCGCTTCGATCATATTCACTATCTCGAAGCGATCAATCGTGGGCTGACCGTTATGGATAGTACAGCCCTTACCTTCTGTATGGACAACAATTTGCCGATTATTGTCTTCAATGCTCTCGAGCCCGGTACAATCGAGCGGATTGTCATGGGAGAACATGTAGGAACCCTTGTAAGTAATCAGCGAGGAGGCGCGTAA
- the tsf gene encoding translation elongation factor Ts, whose protein sequence is MAVSIELVKELRERTGAGIKECRDILEQTGGDINKAIEILRERGIEAAAKKASREAREGLIGVYVHYGSRIAAMVELSCETDFVARTAEFGQLANDLAQHIVALNPRFISANEVTDEMIAESGQSRQAFLEETVLLEQKFIKDPARTIEEKIKEAIAKLGENIVVRRFVRYEVGA, encoded by the coding sequence GTGGCGGTATCAATTGAATTGGTCAAAGAATTGCGTGAACGCACTGGCGCCGGTATCAAGGAATGTCGCGATATTCTTGAACAGACTGGTGGTGACATTAACAAGGCGATTGAAATTCTCCGCGAGCGAGGGATCGAGGCCGCAGCGAAGAAAGCCTCGCGCGAAGCCAGAGAGGGCCTAATCGGTGTCTACGTTCACTACGGCTCACGCATTGCAGCGATGGTCGAACTGAGCTGTGAAACCGACTTTGTCGCCCGCACGGCAGAGTTTGGCCAACTGGCTAATGATCTAGCCCAACACATTGTTGCGCTTAATCCACGTTTTATTAGCGCTAATGAGGTAACTGATGAAATGATTGCCGAGAGTGGCCAATCGCGTCAGGCCTTCCTCGAAGAAACAGTGCTGCTTGAGCAGAAGTTCATCAAAGACCCGGCCCGTACCATTGAAGAAAAGATCAAAGAGGCAATTGCTAAACTAGGTGAAAATATCGTCGTCCGGCGGTTCGTCCGCTATGAGGTCGGCGCATAG
- the rpsB gene encoding 30S ribosomal protein S2: MTQALPRVVTIRELLEAGAHFGHPTNRWNPKMKPYIFTARNGIHIIDLQQTVAGLSRAYQFITELTARGEKILFVGTKKQAQEAVMEEATRSGQYYVNQRWLGGTLTNFATIKRRLKLLSDLEEQRDRGEFARLTKAEAAKLEEKIVRLNRVFAGLKGMDRLPGAVFIVDPRKEELAVREAAKQGIPIVAMVDTNCDPDPIDYVIPCNDDAIRGIRLMAGKIADAALEGIRRREETQQ, from the coding sequence ATGACACAAGCATTGCCGCGCGTTGTTACGATTCGTGAGTTGTTGGAAGCGGGTGCACACTTCGGTCATCCTACCAATCGTTGGAATCCGAAGATGAAGCCGTACATCTTCACCGCCCGCAACGGGATCCACATTATCGACCTGCAACAGACGGTAGCCGGTCTGAGCCGAGCGTACCAGTTCATTACTGAACTTACTGCGCGCGGCGAAAAAATTCTCTTCGTTGGCACCAAGAAGCAGGCGCAAGAGGCAGTTATGGAAGAAGCCACCCGCTCCGGTCAGTATTATGTAAATCAGCGCTGGCTGGGCGGAACGCTGACAAACTTTGCAACCATTAAGCGCCGTCTGAAGTTACTGAGCGATCTGGAAGAACAGCGCGACCGTGGCGAGTTTGCCCGCCTTACTAAGGCAGAAGCGGCCAAACTCGAAGAGAAGATCGTGCGCCTCAACCGGGTATTTGCCGGGTTGAAGGGAATGGATCGTCTGCCAGGCGCTGTCTTCATTGTTGATCCGCGTAAGGAAGAACTAGCGGTGCGTGAAGCAGCCAAACAAGGTATCCCAATTGTTGCAATGGTTGATACCAACTGCGATCCTGATCCAATCGATTATGTGATCCCGTGCAACGACGACGCGATCCGCGGTATTCGCCTCATGGCTGGCAAGATTGCCGATGCTGCGCTTGAGGGAATACGTCGGCGTGAAGAAACCCAGCAGTAA